The Nycticebus coucang isolate mNycCou1 chromosome 2, mNycCou1.pri, whole genome shotgun sequence genome includes a window with the following:
- the LOC128597286 gene encoding C-type lectin domain family 18 member A isoform X3, which translates to MPRPDPSSRLGGLLPVLLALLGVIWAEVWMPQQQEQAPMPRALSRRESFLLLSLHNRLRSRVQPPAANMRRMDWSESLAQLAQARAALCGTPAPSLASTPQVGWNEQLWPAGLVSFVEVVSLWFAEGQQYSHTEAECAHNATCTHYTQLVWATSSQLGCGQHLCSVGQAAMEAFVCAYSPGGNWEVNGKTIIPYKKGTWCTLCTASVSGCFKAWDHEGGLCEVPRNPCRMSCRNHGHLNVSTCHCHCPPGYTGRYCQVRCSVQCVHGQFREEECSCICHVGYEGAQCATKVHFPFHNCDLRIDGDCFMVSSEADTYYRAKMKCQIRGGVLAQIESQKVQDILAFYLGRLETTNEVTDSDFETRNFWIGLTYKTTKDSFRWTTGEQQAFTSFAFGQPDNQGFGNCVEMQASAAFNWNDQRCKTRNRYICQFGLKRGPGLRLLAWLARPLPTPSGWWGAGGCHRHRPQLFLWDTEHRLPPGADAARARRSRPAPSCSRDAGWARCTRPVHAPRGSQPAHAQPALPPRPPPPPAAPRGRPKPFRGSPATVETVSGSLVTPRAKVKLLGTPEACRRRLNMAWEPTCGPAWPGQKRQQGAAIYCSNYDLNYELYREDVPYRVYEYHRIPPLINRVPVKLRRTHMGRGVKRRKKPLPSAQIKPVRPEELRSIRGELSQIKAQVDSLLEHLEYMDRQRDQPAGTKDSEENKCSGSEGSSRNIEPSQEPRGQRASPEADGSKESTDAEKAVKNHSLEQEGSQ; encoded by the exons ATGCCACGGCCAGATCCCTCCTCCAGGCTGGGGGGCCTCCTGCCTGTACTCCTGGCTCTCCTTGGTGTGATCTGGGCAGAGGTGTGGATGCCCCAGCAGCAGGAGCAGGCTCCGATGCCCAGAG CCCTGAGCAGGAGGGAGAGTTTCTTGCTCCTCTCCCTGCACAATCGCCTGCGCAGCCGGGTCCAGCCCCCTGCGGCCAACATGCGGAGAATG GACTGGAGTGAGAGCTTGGCCCAACTGGCTCAGGCCAGGGCAGCCCTCTGTGGCACCCCGGCCCCGAGTCTGGCGTCTACACCGCAGGTGGGCTGGAATGAGCAGCTGTGGCCTGCAGGCTTGGTGTCCTTTGTTGAAGTGGTCAGCCTGTGGTTCGCAGAGGGGCAGCAGTACAGCCACACAGAGGCCGAGTGTGCCCACAATGCCACCTGCACCCACTACACTCAG CTCGTGTGGGCCACCTCGAGCCAGCTGGGCTGTGGGCAGCATCTGTGCTCTGTAGGCCAGGCAGCCATGGAAGCTTTTGTCTGTGCTTACTCCCCCGG AGGCAACTGGGAGGTCAATGGGAAGACAATCATCCCCTATAAGAAGGGCACCTGGTGTACGCTCTGCACAGCCAGTGTCTCGGGTTGCTTCAAGGCCTGGGACCATGAAGGGGGCCTCTGTG AGGTTCCCAGGAACCCATGTCGGATGAGCTGCCGGAACCATGGACATCTCAATGTCAGCacctgccactgccactgccccCCTGGATACACGGGAAGATACTGCCAAG TGCGGTGCAGCGTGCAGTGCGTGCATGGCCAGTTCCGTGAGGAGGAGTGCTCCTGCATCTGCCACGTGGGCTACGAGGGAGCCCAGTGTGCCA CCAAGGTGCACTTTCCGTTCCACAACTGTGACCTGAGGATCGATGGAGATTGCTTCATGGTGTCTTCAGAGGCAGACACCTACTACAGAGCCAAGATGAAATGCCAG ATAAGAGGCGGGGTGCTGGCCCAGATTGAAAGCCAGAAAGTACAGGACATCCTGGCCTTCTACCTGGGCCGCCTGGAGACCACCAATGAGGTGACTGACAGCGACTTTGAGACCCGGAACTTCTGGATCG GACTCACCTATAAGACCACCAAGGACTCCTTCCGCTGGACCACCGGGGAGCAACAGGCCTTCACCAGTTTTGCCTTTGGACAGCCTGACAACCAGGG GTTTGGCAATTGTGTGGAGATGCAGGCATCAGCCGCCTTCAACTGGAATGACCAACGCTGTAAAACCCGAAACCGTTACATCTGCCAGTTTG GTCTCAAGCGAGGACCGGGTCTCAGGCTTCTGGCCTGGCTGGCTCGCCCACTGCCCACGCCGTCCGGGTGGTGGGGGGCGGGAGGTTGCCACAGACATCGGCCTCAACTCTTTCTCTGGGACACCGAACACCGCCTCCCTCCAGGAGCAGACGCCGCGCGCGCCAGGAGATCCCGCCCTGCGCCGAGCTGCTCCCGGGACGCGGGCTGGGCAAGGTGCACGCGCCCCGTGCACGCGCCCCGTGGGAGTCAGCCCGCGCACGCGCAGCCCGCCCTGCCCCCGCGGCCCCCGCCCCCTCCCGCCGCGCCGCGCGGCCGCCCGAAGCCCTTCCGCGGGTCGCCGGCGACTGTCGAGACGGTGTCCGGTTCCCTGGTGACCCCGCGGGCGAAGGTGAAGCTGCTGGGCACCCCGGAAGCGTGTCGGAGAC GTTTAAATATGGCTTGGGAGCCCACATGTGGTCCTGCCTGGCCAGGCCAGAAGAGGCAGCAGGGCGCAGCCATCTACTG CAGTAACTACGACTTGAACTATGAACTGTACCGAGAAGATGTTCCCTACAG GGTGTACGAATACCACAGGATCCCCCCACTCATCAACCGTGTGCCTGTCAAGCTCCGGAGGACCCACATGGGCCGGGGggtaaagaggaggaagaagcccCTGCCCTCTGCACAGATAAAGC CAGTCCGACCTGAAGAACTGCGCTCCATCAGGGGGGAGCTGAGCCAGATCAAAGCCCAGGTGGACAGCCTGCTGGAGCATCTGGAATACATGGACCGGCAGAGGGACCAGCCGGCAG GGACAAAGGACAGTGAAGAGAACAAGTGTTCTGGTAGTGAGGGCTCAAGCAGAAACATTGAGCCCTCACAGGAGCCTAGGGGTCAGAGGGCCAGCCCAGAGGCAGATGGCTCCAAGGAGAGCACAGACGCAGAGAAGGCA GTGAAGAATCACTCACTGGAACAGGAAGGCAGCCAATAG
- the LOC128597286 gene encoding C-type lectin domain family 18 member A isoform X2, with product MPRPDPSSRLGGLLPVLLALLGVIWAEVWMPQQQEQAPMPRALSRRESFLLLSLHNRLRSRVQPPAANMRRMDWSESLAQLAQARAALCGTPAPSLASTPQVGWNEQLWPAGLVSFVEVVSLWFAEGQQYSHTEAECAHNATCTHYTQLVWATSSQLGCGQHLCSVGQAAMEAFVCAYSPGGNWEVNGKTIIPYKKGTWCTLCTASVSGCFKAWDHEGGLCEVPRNPCRMSCRNHGHLNVSTCHCHCPPGYTGRYCQVRCSVQCVHGQFREEECSCICHVGYEGAQCATKVHFPFHNCDLRIDGDCFMVSSEADTYYRAKMKCQIRGGVLAQIESQKVQDILAFYLGRLETTNEVTDSDFETRNFWIGLTYKTTKDSFRWTTGEQQAFTSFAFGQPDNQGFGNCVEMQASAAFNWNDQRCKTRNRYICQFVCLIRDSREAPLCPGSERGQTRGVHTDVPSYLHHLQRREPDPRSQLRHLFTQGADAARARRSRPAPSCSRDAGWARCTRPVHAPRGSQPAHAQPALPPRPPPPPAAPRGRPKPFRGSPATVETVSGSLVTPRAKVKLLGTPEACRRRLNMAWEPTCGPAWPGQKRQQGAAIYCSNYDLNYELYREDVPYRVYEYHRIPPLINRVPVKLRRTHMGRGVKRRKKPLPSAQIKLRPEELRSIRGELSQIKAQVDSLLEHLEYMDRQRDQPAGTKDSEENKCSGSEGSSRNIEPSQEPRGQRASPEADGSKESTDAEKAVKNHSLEQEGSQ from the exons ATGCCACGGCCAGATCCCTCCTCCAGGCTGGGGGGCCTCCTGCCTGTACTCCTGGCTCTCCTTGGTGTGATCTGGGCAGAGGTGTGGATGCCCCAGCAGCAGGAGCAGGCTCCGATGCCCAGAG CCCTGAGCAGGAGGGAGAGTTTCTTGCTCCTCTCCCTGCACAATCGCCTGCGCAGCCGGGTCCAGCCCCCTGCGGCCAACATGCGGAGAATG GACTGGAGTGAGAGCTTGGCCCAACTGGCTCAGGCCAGGGCAGCCCTCTGTGGCACCCCGGCCCCGAGTCTGGCGTCTACACCGCAGGTGGGCTGGAATGAGCAGCTGTGGCCTGCAGGCTTGGTGTCCTTTGTTGAAGTGGTCAGCCTGTGGTTCGCAGAGGGGCAGCAGTACAGCCACACAGAGGCCGAGTGTGCCCACAATGCCACCTGCACCCACTACACTCAG CTCGTGTGGGCCACCTCGAGCCAGCTGGGCTGTGGGCAGCATCTGTGCTCTGTAGGCCAGGCAGCCATGGAAGCTTTTGTCTGTGCTTACTCCCCCGG AGGCAACTGGGAGGTCAATGGGAAGACAATCATCCCCTATAAGAAGGGCACCTGGTGTACGCTCTGCACAGCCAGTGTCTCGGGTTGCTTCAAGGCCTGGGACCATGAAGGGGGCCTCTGTG AGGTTCCCAGGAACCCATGTCGGATGAGCTGCCGGAACCATGGACATCTCAATGTCAGCacctgccactgccactgccccCCTGGATACACGGGAAGATACTGCCAAG TGCGGTGCAGCGTGCAGTGCGTGCATGGCCAGTTCCGTGAGGAGGAGTGCTCCTGCATCTGCCACGTGGGCTACGAGGGAGCCCAGTGTGCCA CCAAGGTGCACTTTCCGTTCCACAACTGTGACCTGAGGATCGATGGAGATTGCTTCATGGTGTCTTCAGAGGCAGACACCTACTACAGAGCCAAGATGAAATGCCAG ATAAGAGGCGGGGTGCTGGCCCAGATTGAAAGCCAGAAAGTACAGGACATCCTGGCCTTCTACCTGGGCCGCCTGGAGACCACCAATGAGGTGACTGACAGCGACTTTGAGACCCGGAACTTCTGGATCG GACTCACCTATAAGACCACCAAGGACTCCTTCCGCTGGACCACCGGGGAGCAACAGGCCTTCACCAGTTTTGCCTTTGGACAGCCTGACAACCAGGG GTTTGGCAATTGTGTGGAGATGCAGGCATCAGCCGCCTTCAACTGGAATGACCAACGCTGTAAAACCCGAAACCGTTACATCTGCCAGTTTG TCTGTTTAATCAGGGACTCAAGGGAAGCTCCTTTGTGCCCTGGCTCAGAGCGCGGGCAAACGCGGGGCGTTCACACGGATGTCCCCAGCTATCTCCACCATCTGCAAAGGAGGGAGCCGGACCCCAGATCACAACTCAGGCATTTATTTACTCAAG GAGCAGACGCCGCGCGCGCCAGGAGATCCCGCCCTGCGCCGAGCTGCTCCCGGGACGCGGGCTGGGCAAGGTGCACGCGCCCCGTGCACGCGCCCCGTGGGAGTCAGCCCGCGCACGCGCAGCCCGCCCTGCCCCCGCGGCCCCCGCCCCCTCCCGCCGCGCCGCGCGGCCGCCCGAAGCCCTTCCGCGGGTCGCCGGCGACTGTCGAGACGGTGTCCGGTTCCCTGGTGACCCCGCGGGCGAAGGTGAAGCTGCTGGGCACCCCGGAAGCGTGTCGGAGAC GTTTAAATATGGCTTGGGAGCCCACATGTGGTCCTGCCTGGCCAGGCCAGAAGAGGCAGCAGGGCGCAGCCATCTACTG CAGTAACTACGACTTGAACTATGAACTGTACCGAGAAGATGTTCCCTACAG GGTGTACGAATACCACAGGATCCCCCCACTCATCAACCGTGTGCCTGTCAAGCTCCGGAGGACCCACATGGGCCGGGGggtaaagaggaggaagaagcccCTGCCCTCTGCACAGATAAAGC TCCGACCTGAAGAACTGCGCTCCATCAGGGGGGAGCTGAGCCAGATCAAAGCCCAGGTGGACAGCCTGCTGGAGCATCTGGAATACATGGACCGGCAGAGGGACCAGCCGGCAG GGACAAAGGACAGTGAAGAGAACAAGTGTTCTGGTAGTGAGGGCTCAAGCAGAAACATTGAGCCCTCACAGGAGCCTAGGGGTCAGAGGGCCAGCCCAGAGGCAGATGGCTCCAAGGAGAGCACAGACGCAGAGAAGGCA GTGAAGAATCACTCACTGGAACAGGAAGGCAGCCAATAG
- the LOC128597286 gene encoding C-type lectin domain family 18 member A isoform X1 codes for MPRPDPSSRLGGLLPVLLALLGVIWAEVWMPQQQEQAPMPRALSRRESFLLLSLHNRLRSRVQPPAANMRRMDWSESLAQLAQARAALCGTPAPSLASTPQVGWNEQLWPAGLVSFVEVVSLWFAEGQQYSHTEAECAHNATCTHYTQLVWATSSQLGCGQHLCSVGQAAMEAFVCAYSPGGNWEVNGKTIIPYKKGTWCTLCTASVSGCFKAWDHEGGLCEVPRNPCRMSCRNHGHLNVSTCHCHCPPGYTGRYCQVRCSVQCVHGQFREEECSCICHVGYEGAQCATKVHFPFHNCDLRIDGDCFMVSSEADTYYRAKMKCQIRGGVLAQIESQKVQDILAFYLGRLETTNEVTDSDFETRNFWIGLTYKTTKDSFRWTTGEQQAFTSFAFGQPDNQGFGNCVEMQASAAFNWNDQRCKTRNRYICQFVCLIRDSREAPLCPGSERGQTRGVHTDVPSYLHHLQRREPDPRSQLRHLFTQGADAARARRSRPAPSCSRDAGWARCTRPVHAPRGSQPAHAQPALPPRPPPPPAAPRGRPKPFRGSPATVETVSGSLVTPRAKVKLLGTPEACRRRLNMAWEPTCGPAWPGQKRQQGAAIYCSNYDLNYELYREDVPYRVYEYHRIPPLINRVPVKLRRTHMGRGVKRRKKPLPSAQIKPVRPEELRSIRGELSQIKAQVDSLLEHLEYMDRQRDQPAGTKDSEENKCSGSEGSSRNIEPSQEPRGQRASPEADGSKESTDAEKAVKNHSLEQEGSQ; via the exons ATGCCACGGCCAGATCCCTCCTCCAGGCTGGGGGGCCTCCTGCCTGTACTCCTGGCTCTCCTTGGTGTGATCTGGGCAGAGGTGTGGATGCCCCAGCAGCAGGAGCAGGCTCCGATGCCCAGAG CCCTGAGCAGGAGGGAGAGTTTCTTGCTCCTCTCCCTGCACAATCGCCTGCGCAGCCGGGTCCAGCCCCCTGCGGCCAACATGCGGAGAATG GACTGGAGTGAGAGCTTGGCCCAACTGGCTCAGGCCAGGGCAGCCCTCTGTGGCACCCCGGCCCCGAGTCTGGCGTCTACACCGCAGGTGGGCTGGAATGAGCAGCTGTGGCCTGCAGGCTTGGTGTCCTTTGTTGAAGTGGTCAGCCTGTGGTTCGCAGAGGGGCAGCAGTACAGCCACACAGAGGCCGAGTGTGCCCACAATGCCACCTGCACCCACTACACTCAG CTCGTGTGGGCCACCTCGAGCCAGCTGGGCTGTGGGCAGCATCTGTGCTCTGTAGGCCAGGCAGCCATGGAAGCTTTTGTCTGTGCTTACTCCCCCGG AGGCAACTGGGAGGTCAATGGGAAGACAATCATCCCCTATAAGAAGGGCACCTGGTGTACGCTCTGCACAGCCAGTGTCTCGGGTTGCTTCAAGGCCTGGGACCATGAAGGGGGCCTCTGTG AGGTTCCCAGGAACCCATGTCGGATGAGCTGCCGGAACCATGGACATCTCAATGTCAGCacctgccactgccactgccccCCTGGATACACGGGAAGATACTGCCAAG TGCGGTGCAGCGTGCAGTGCGTGCATGGCCAGTTCCGTGAGGAGGAGTGCTCCTGCATCTGCCACGTGGGCTACGAGGGAGCCCAGTGTGCCA CCAAGGTGCACTTTCCGTTCCACAACTGTGACCTGAGGATCGATGGAGATTGCTTCATGGTGTCTTCAGAGGCAGACACCTACTACAGAGCCAAGATGAAATGCCAG ATAAGAGGCGGGGTGCTGGCCCAGATTGAAAGCCAGAAAGTACAGGACATCCTGGCCTTCTACCTGGGCCGCCTGGAGACCACCAATGAGGTGACTGACAGCGACTTTGAGACCCGGAACTTCTGGATCG GACTCACCTATAAGACCACCAAGGACTCCTTCCGCTGGACCACCGGGGAGCAACAGGCCTTCACCAGTTTTGCCTTTGGACAGCCTGACAACCAGGG GTTTGGCAATTGTGTGGAGATGCAGGCATCAGCCGCCTTCAACTGGAATGACCAACGCTGTAAAACCCGAAACCGTTACATCTGCCAGTTTG TCTGTTTAATCAGGGACTCAAGGGAAGCTCCTTTGTGCCCTGGCTCAGAGCGCGGGCAAACGCGGGGCGTTCACACGGATGTCCCCAGCTATCTCCACCATCTGCAAAGGAGGGAGCCGGACCCCAGATCACAACTCAGGCATTTATTTACTCAAG GAGCAGACGCCGCGCGCGCCAGGAGATCCCGCCCTGCGCCGAGCTGCTCCCGGGACGCGGGCTGGGCAAGGTGCACGCGCCCCGTGCACGCGCCCCGTGGGAGTCAGCCCGCGCACGCGCAGCCCGCCCTGCCCCCGCGGCCCCCGCCCCCTCCCGCCGCGCCGCGCGGCCGCCCGAAGCCCTTCCGCGGGTCGCCGGCGACTGTCGAGACGGTGTCCGGTTCCCTGGTGACCCCGCGGGCGAAGGTGAAGCTGCTGGGCACCCCGGAAGCGTGTCGGAGAC GTTTAAATATGGCTTGGGAGCCCACATGTGGTCCTGCCTGGCCAGGCCAGAAGAGGCAGCAGGGCGCAGCCATCTACTG CAGTAACTACGACTTGAACTATGAACTGTACCGAGAAGATGTTCCCTACAG GGTGTACGAATACCACAGGATCCCCCCACTCATCAACCGTGTGCCTGTCAAGCTCCGGAGGACCCACATGGGCCGGGGggtaaagaggaggaagaagcccCTGCCCTCTGCACAGATAAAGC CAGTCCGACCTGAAGAACTGCGCTCCATCAGGGGGGAGCTGAGCCAGATCAAAGCCCAGGTGGACAGCCTGCTGGAGCATCTGGAATACATGGACCGGCAGAGGGACCAGCCGGCAG GGACAAAGGACAGTGAAGAGAACAAGTGTTCTGGTAGTGAGGGCTCAAGCAGAAACATTGAGCCCTCACAGGAGCCTAGGGGTCAGAGGGCCAGCCCAGAGGCAGATGGCTCCAAGGAGAGCACAGACGCAGAGAAGGCA GTGAAGAATCACTCACTGGAACAGGAAGGCAGCCAATAG
- the LOC128597286 gene encoding C-type lectin domain family 18 member A isoform X6, with amino-acid sequence MRRMDWSESLAQLAQARAALCGTPAPSLASTPQVGWNEQLWPAGLVSFVEVVSLWFAEGQQYSHTEAECAHNATCTHYTQLVWATSSQLGCGQHLCSVGQAAMEAFVCAYSPGGNWEVNGKTIIPYKKGTWCTLCTASVSGCFKAWDHEGGLCEVPRNPCRMSCRNHGHLNVSTCHCHCPPGYTGRYCQVRCSVQCVHGQFREEECSCICHVGYEGAQCATKVHFPFHNCDLRIDGDCFMVSSEADTYYRAKMKCQIRGGVLAQIESQKVQDILAFYLGRLETTNEVTDSDFETRNFWIGLTYKTTKDSFRWTTGEQQAFTSFAFGQPDNQGFGNCVEMQASAAFNWNDQRCKTRNRYICQFVCLIRDSREAPLCPGSERGQTRGVHTDVPSYLHHLQRREPDPRSQLRHLFTQGADAARARRSRPAPSCSRDAGWARCTRPVHAPRGSQPAHAQPALPPRPPPPPAAPRGRPKPFRGSPATVETVSGSLVTPRAKVKLLGTPEACRRRLNMAWEPTCGPAWPGQKRQQGAAIYCSNYDLNYELYREDVPYRVYEYHRIPPLINRVPVKLRRTHMGRGVKRRKKPLPSAQIKPVRPEELRSIRGELSQIKAQVDSLLEHLEYMDRQRDQPAGTKDSEENKCSGSEGSSRNIEPSQEPRGQRASPEADGSKESTDAEKAVKNHSLEQEGSQ; translated from the exons ATGCGGAGAATG GACTGGAGTGAGAGCTTGGCCCAACTGGCTCAGGCCAGGGCAGCCCTCTGTGGCACCCCGGCCCCGAGTCTGGCGTCTACACCGCAGGTGGGCTGGAATGAGCAGCTGTGGCCTGCAGGCTTGGTGTCCTTTGTTGAAGTGGTCAGCCTGTGGTTCGCAGAGGGGCAGCAGTACAGCCACACAGAGGCCGAGTGTGCCCACAATGCCACCTGCACCCACTACACTCAG CTCGTGTGGGCCACCTCGAGCCAGCTGGGCTGTGGGCAGCATCTGTGCTCTGTAGGCCAGGCAGCCATGGAAGCTTTTGTCTGTGCTTACTCCCCCGG AGGCAACTGGGAGGTCAATGGGAAGACAATCATCCCCTATAAGAAGGGCACCTGGTGTACGCTCTGCACAGCCAGTGTCTCGGGTTGCTTCAAGGCCTGGGACCATGAAGGGGGCCTCTGTG AGGTTCCCAGGAACCCATGTCGGATGAGCTGCCGGAACCATGGACATCTCAATGTCAGCacctgccactgccactgccccCCTGGATACACGGGAAGATACTGCCAAG TGCGGTGCAGCGTGCAGTGCGTGCATGGCCAGTTCCGTGAGGAGGAGTGCTCCTGCATCTGCCACGTGGGCTACGAGGGAGCCCAGTGTGCCA CCAAGGTGCACTTTCCGTTCCACAACTGTGACCTGAGGATCGATGGAGATTGCTTCATGGTGTCTTCAGAGGCAGACACCTACTACAGAGCCAAGATGAAATGCCAG ATAAGAGGCGGGGTGCTGGCCCAGATTGAAAGCCAGAAAGTACAGGACATCCTGGCCTTCTACCTGGGCCGCCTGGAGACCACCAATGAGGTGACTGACAGCGACTTTGAGACCCGGAACTTCTGGATCG GACTCACCTATAAGACCACCAAGGACTCCTTCCGCTGGACCACCGGGGAGCAACAGGCCTTCACCAGTTTTGCCTTTGGACAGCCTGACAACCAGGG GTTTGGCAATTGTGTGGAGATGCAGGCATCAGCCGCCTTCAACTGGAATGACCAACGCTGTAAAACCCGAAACCGTTACATCTGCCAGTTTG TCTGTTTAATCAGGGACTCAAGGGAAGCTCCTTTGTGCCCTGGCTCAGAGCGCGGGCAAACGCGGGGCGTTCACACGGATGTCCCCAGCTATCTCCACCATCTGCAAAGGAGGGAGCCGGACCCCAGATCACAACTCAGGCATTTATTTACTCAAG GAGCAGACGCCGCGCGCGCCAGGAGATCCCGCCCTGCGCCGAGCTGCTCCCGGGACGCGGGCTGGGCAAGGTGCACGCGCCCCGTGCACGCGCCCCGTGGGAGTCAGCCCGCGCACGCGCAGCCCGCCCTGCCCCCGCGGCCCCCGCCCCCTCCCGCCGCGCCGCGCGGCCGCCCGAAGCCCTTCCGCGGGTCGCCGGCGACTGTCGAGACGGTGTCCGGTTCCCTGGTGACCCCGCGGGCGAAGGTGAAGCTGCTGGGCACCCCGGAAGCGTGTCGGAGAC GTTTAAATATGGCTTGGGAGCCCACATGTGGTCCTGCCTGGCCAGGCCAGAAGAGGCAGCAGGGCGCAGCCATCTACTG CAGTAACTACGACTTGAACTATGAACTGTACCGAGAAGATGTTCCCTACAG GGTGTACGAATACCACAGGATCCCCCCACTCATCAACCGTGTGCCTGTCAAGCTCCGGAGGACCCACATGGGCCGGGGggtaaagaggaggaagaagcccCTGCCCTCTGCACAGATAAAGC CAGTCCGACCTGAAGAACTGCGCTCCATCAGGGGGGAGCTGAGCCAGATCAAAGCCCAGGTGGACAGCCTGCTGGAGCATCTGGAATACATGGACCGGCAGAGGGACCAGCCGGCAG GGACAAAGGACAGTGAAGAGAACAAGTGTTCTGGTAGTGAGGGCTCAAGCAGAAACATTGAGCCCTCACAGGAGCCTAGGGGTCAGAGGGCCAGCCCAGAGGCAGATGGCTCCAAGGAGAGCACAGACGCAGAGAAGGCA GTGAAGAATCACTCACTGGAACAGGAAGGCAGCCAATAG